From Streptomyces sp. NBC_00237, a single genomic window includes:
- a CDS encoding glycosyltransferase family 2 protein: MRARTASGFSVVICVYTEDRWEDILAAVSSVHAQSLPAVETLLVVDHNHALLERLEKEYKDCAEPVRVLANAGPRGLSAGRNTGIAAARGDLVAFLDDDAVAERDWLHHFAAGYADPRVMAVGGRTMPAWASGGRPHWFPEEFDWVVGCTYKGIPAGKVRVRNVLGGNASFRRTAFDAAGGFATGIGRDGDKRPLGCEETELCIRLGKALPDAVLLIDDRAVIHHKVPVVRERFGYFRTRTYAEGLSKALVARSVGAGKGLESERRYTTRVLPRGVLRGLRDAALLRPGGAGRAGAIVYGVAAAAGGYVLGSVRARRGGGGFTVAPIAPLPDTGPDTGPDGHEHRHVRENGAGGESEGREGATQA; the protein is encoded by the coding sequence TTGAGAGCACGGACCGCCTCGGGCTTCTCCGTGGTGATCTGCGTGTACACCGAGGACCGCTGGGAGGACATCCTCGCGGCGGTCTCCTCGGTGCACGCGCAGTCCCTCCCGGCAGTGGAGACACTTCTGGTCGTGGACCACAACCACGCGCTGCTGGAGCGACTGGAGAAGGAGTACAAGGACTGCGCCGAGCCGGTGCGGGTGCTCGCCAACGCGGGTCCCCGCGGCCTGTCCGCGGGCCGCAACACGGGGATCGCCGCCGCCCGGGGCGACCTCGTCGCCTTCCTCGACGACGACGCGGTGGCCGAGCGGGACTGGCTGCACCACTTCGCCGCCGGGTACGCCGACCCCCGCGTCATGGCGGTCGGCGGGCGCACCATGCCCGCGTGGGCGTCGGGCGGCCGCCCGCACTGGTTCCCGGAGGAGTTCGACTGGGTCGTCGGCTGTACGTACAAGGGCATCCCGGCGGGGAAGGTGCGGGTGCGCAACGTGCTGGGCGGCAACGCCTCCTTCCGCAGGACGGCCTTCGACGCGGCGGGCGGCTTCGCCACCGGCATCGGCAGGGACGGCGACAAACGGCCGCTGGGCTGCGAGGAGACCGAGCTGTGCATCCGGCTCGGCAAGGCTCTGCCGGATGCGGTGCTGTTGATCGACGACCGTGCGGTGATCCACCACAAGGTGCCCGTGGTGCGGGAAAGGTTCGGCTATTTCCGCACCCGTACGTACGCGGAGGGGTTGTCGAAAGCGCTCGTGGCGCGGAGCGTGGGTGCGGGCAAGGGGCTGGAGTCCGAACGCCGGTACACCACGCGGGTACTCCCCCGGGGCGTGCTGCGCGGACTGCGCGACGCGGCGCTGCTGCGGCCGGGCGGGGCGGGCCGGGCGGGGGCCATCGTGTACGGAGTGGCGGCGGCGGCAGGCGGGTACGTACTCGGCAGCGTCCGGGCCCGCAGGGGAGGCGGGGGCTTCACGGTCGCGCCGATCGCACCACTGCCGGACACGGGCCCGGACACGGGCCCGGACGGGCACGAGCACCGGCACGTACGGGAGAACGGCGCGGGCGGGGAGAGCGAGGGACGCGAGGGGGCGACGCAGGCATGA
- a CDS encoding glycosyltransferase family 2 protein, whose amino-acid sequence MSSFLRPAVPGQDPLGEPSTNGNSRNSAIKKSLKYRPISSHLAITPPVSVVIPAMNEAENLPYVFKTLPEWIHEVVLVDGNSTDDTVAVARELRPDVVVVKQTGKGKGDALIAGFAACTGDIIVMVDADGSADGHEIVSYVSALVSGADFAKGSRFANGGGTDDMTPIRKLGNWVLCTVVNKKFGARYTDLCYGYNAFWRHCLDKIDLDCTGFEVETLMNIRVVKAGLRVQEIPSHEFERIHGMSNLSAVRDGLRVLKVILKERGKRHTAFPVVAPRRIIGRGEVS is encoded by the coding sequence ATGAGCTCATTTCTCCGACCTGCGGTACCGGGACAAGATCCGCTCGGCGAACCGTCCACGAACGGAAACAGCCGCAACAGCGCGATCAAGAAAAGTCTGAAGTACCGGCCCATCTCTTCGCATCTCGCCATCACCCCGCCGGTCAGCGTGGTGATCCCCGCCATGAACGAGGCGGAAAACCTTCCGTACGTCTTCAAGACGCTGCCGGAATGGATTCACGAAGTCGTCCTCGTCGACGGGAATTCCACCGACGACACCGTCGCGGTCGCCCGGGAACTCCGCCCGGACGTGGTCGTCGTCAAGCAGACCGGAAAGGGCAAGGGCGACGCGCTCATCGCGGGATTCGCCGCGTGCACGGGCGACATCATCGTGATGGTCGACGCGGACGGTTCCGCGGACGGCCACGAGATAGTCAGCTACGTCTCCGCACTCGTCTCCGGCGCCGATTTCGCGAAGGGCTCGCGCTTCGCGAACGGAGGCGGCACCGACGACATGACGCCCATCCGCAAGCTGGGCAACTGGGTGCTGTGCACGGTCGTCAACAAGAAGTTCGGCGCCCGGTACACCGACCTCTGCTACGGCTACAACGCCTTCTGGCGGCACTGCCTCGACAAGATCGACCTCGACTGCACCGGGTTCGAGGTGGAGACCCTGATGAACATCCGGGTCGTCAAGGCCGGGCTGCGCGTGCAGGAGATTCCCAGCCACGAGTTCGAGCGCATCCACGGCATGAGCAACCTCAGCGCGGTGCGCGACGGGCTGCGCGTGCTCAAGGTGATCCTCAAGGAGCGCGGCAAGCGGCACACCGCGTTTCCCGTGGTGGCGCCGCGCAGGATCATCGGCCGGGGAGAGGTGTCTTGA
- a CDS encoding GNAT family N-acetyltransferase, which produces MPDITVHRPGELTAADRAAWTAMQSKAHLHGSPELANPFLSPEFALALGRCRRGVRIGVVREDGEAAAFFAYQRSVTGVGRALGLGVSDSQGIVHRPGFTWDAQRLLRACGLAVWEFDHLAQGQAGFESGATGRFASPVIDTLDGYDAYLDHLRVHAPKFLKTTLAKERRLRRRVGEVRYVHDERDPEMLATLMRWKSAQYRRTGRSDRFAQDWITRLVEQLFHTRTESFTGLLSVLYADGRPIAAHFGPRSERIIANWFPAYDPEFAKYSPGLLMQLKIAESAASEGIAYIDLGRGQKEYKDSLKTREIQVCEGWVMRRHPVAFGHRAHRAPVRALRNTVVERPELFEPADKLLKRIGEIRSGRFRM; this is translated from the coding sequence ATCCCCGACATCACGGTCCACCGCCCCGGTGAGCTCACGGCGGCGGACCGGGCGGCCTGGACGGCCATGCAGTCCAAGGCGCATCTGCACGGTTCGCCGGAGCTGGCGAACCCCTTTCTGTCCCCCGAGTTCGCGCTGGCGCTGGGCAGATGCCGGCGCGGGGTGCGGATCGGGGTCGTACGGGAGGACGGCGAGGCGGCCGCGTTCTTCGCGTACCAGAGATCCGTGACCGGCGTCGGCCGGGCACTGGGCCTCGGCGTCTCCGACAGCCAGGGCATCGTGCACAGACCCGGATTCACCTGGGACGCACAGCGGTTGCTGCGCGCCTGCGGGCTCGCGGTCTGGGAGTTCGACCACCTCGCGCAGGGGCAGGCGGGGTTCGAGAGCGGGGCGACGGGCAGGTTCGCCTCGCCGGTGATAGACACGCTGGACGGGTACGACGCGTACCTGGACCATCTGCGCGTGCACGCGCCGAAGTTCCTCAAGACGACGCTGGCCAAGGAGCGCAGGCTCCGGCGCCGGGTCGGCGAGGTCCGGTACGTGCACGACGAGCGGGACCCGGAGATGCTGGCGACACTGATGCGGTGGAAGTCCGCCCAGTACCGCAGGACGGGCCGCTCGGACCGCTTCGCGCAGGACTGGATCACCCGCCTCGTGGAGCAGCTCTTCCACACCCGCACGGAGTCCTTCACGGGGCTCCTGTCGGTGCTGTACGCCGACGGGCGGCCCATCGCGGCGCACTTCGGCCCGAGGTCGGAGAGGATCATCGCGAATTGGTTTCCGGCCTACGACCCGGAGTTCGCGAAGTACTCACCGGGTCTGCTCATGCAGCTCAAGATCGCGGAGTCGGCGGCCTCGGAGGGCATCGCCTACATCGATCTGGGGCGCGGCCAGAAAGAGTACAAGGATTCCCTCAAAACCCGGGAGATCCAGGTTTGTGAGGGTTGGGTGATGCGCCGTCACCCGGTCGCATTCGGCCACCGTGCCCATCGCGCGCCTGTCAGGGCGTTGCGGAATACGGTGGTGGAACGGCCTGAACTGTTCGAACCGGCGGACAAGTTACTCAAACGGATCGGAGAGATCCGATCGGGACGGTTCCGTATGTGA
- a CDS encoding SGNH/GDSL hydrolase family protein — MKLTRFAAFSSSFALAGILALTGASAAGAAQKSQAVDYVALGDSYSSGVGAGSYDGSSCKRSSKAFPALWAAANAPATFAFAACSGARTGDVVSGQLSSLSAATDLVSVTVGGNDAGFADVMTTCVLQGESACIRRVETARAYVDSTLPGKLDSVYDGIRAKAPAARVVVLGYPRFYKIGGSCSVGLSEKSRTAINNAADYLNAATAKRAADHGFTFAGVASAFSGHEICTPSPWLHSLNWGNIGESYHPTAAGQSGGYLPVMTSTA, encoded by the coding sequence ATGAAACTGACCCGTTTCGCGGCATTCTCGTCCTCGTTCGCGCTCGCCGGAATACTGGCCCTCACCGGGGCGTCGGCGGCGGGCGCGGCCCAGAAGTCGCAGGCCGTCGACTATGTGGCGCTCGGCGACTCCTACTCGTCGGGGGTGGGCGCGGGCAGTTACGACGGCTCCAGCTGCAAGCGCAGCTCCAAGGCGTTCCCCGCCCTGTGGGCGGCTGCGAACGCACCCGCCACCTTCGCGTTCGCCGCGTGCAGCGGCGCCCGTACGGGTGATGTCGTCTCGGGCCAGCTGAGTTCGCTGAGCGCGGCCACCGACCTCGTCAGCGTCACCGTCGGCGGCAACGACGCCGGATTCGCCGACGTCATGACCACCTGCGTCCTCCAGGGCGAGTCCGCGTGCATCAGACGCGTCGAGACGGCCCGCGCGTACGTCGACTCCACGCTCCCCGGCAAGCTCGACTCCGTCTACGACGGCATCAGGGCCAAGGCCCCCGCCGCCCGCGTCGTCGTCCTCGGCTACCCCCGCTTCTACAAGATCGGCGGCAGCTGTTCGGTCGGCCTCAGCGAGAAGTCCCGCACCGCCATCAACAACGCGGCCGACTACCTCAACGCCGCCACCGCCAAGCGCGCCGCCGACCACGGCTTCACCTTCGCCGGCGTCGCCTCCGCCTTCTCGGGCCACGAGATCTGCACCCCGTCCCCGTGGCTGCACAGCCTCAACTGGGGCAACATCGGCGAGTCCTACCACCCCACCGCCGCCGGACAGTCCGGCGGCTACCTCCCGGTCATGACCTCCACGGCCTGA
- a CDS encoding serine/threonine-protein kinase — MRPVTEVPDENRVVTGRYRLLAPLGQGGMGVVWRARDEVLGREVAVKEVRAPSGLGGSDQQRLYQRLEREAWAAARISHRNVVTVYDVATEDGRPWIVMELVRGLSLSDVLDAEGSLTPQRAAHIGAEVLAALRAAHEAGVLHRDVKPGNVLIGNDGRVVLTDFGIAMVEGTSALTMTGELIGSPEFLAPERALGRAAGPESDLWSLGVLLYAAVEGNSPFRLDTPLSTLRAVVDEELPPPTRSGALRPVLEGLLRKDPAERMSGAEADRMLRIVAAGGTAAVTGGVYGSPTVTGSTPYRPTPTPTPPPRPVPVPVPSAGSGSGAYGPAGGQTATTTSGEQPRRGVAALALGIAVLLLAVAGLVYVLTRKDDPGATAGTAGQNGSGGTDSSTGSSGGTGTTTEGNDGTGSGSGSTGSSDAGGTGSTTDGTTGGKTTPPPRQTVRVSVHAVRDSYSGPCPAPEGEAPAFSATITIDRSPEKVEYQWTTSSGETSGGDWKTLDFPTGTTNRQVDHIELTHRAGGTWQDSVLLKVRSPRSVTSAPAAFSVTCDKATPTPTGGVTSPPVSTSPVEPYAIGPRTVRPWRS; from the coding sequence ATGCGTCCTGTGACTGAAGTGCCTGACGAGAACCGGGTGGTGACGGGCCGATACCGCCTTCTGGCCCCCTTGGGCCAGGGCGGAATGGGCGTCGTCTGGCGGGCCCGCGACGAGGTGCTGGGGCGTGAGGTCGCCGTGAAGGAGGTCCGGGCGCCGTCCGGTCTCGGGGGCTCCGACCAGCAGCGTCTGTACCAGCGACTGGAGCGGGAGGCGTGGGCGGCGGCCCGGATCTCGCACCGGAACGTCGTCACCGTGTACGACGTGGCGACCGAGGACGGCCGCCCGTGGATCGTGATGGAGCTCGTACGGGGCCTGAGCCTGTCGGACGTGCTGGACGCGGAGGGCTCGCTCACCCCGCAGCGGGCCGCGCACATCGGGGCCGAGGTGCTGGCCGCGCTGCGGGCCGCGCACGAGGCGGGCGTGCTGCACCGGGACGTCAAGCCGGGCAACGTACTCATCGGGAACGACGGGCGGGTGGTGCTGACCGACTTCGGCATCGCGATGGTCGAGGGGACCTCCGCCCTGACGATGACGGGTGAGCTGATCGGCTCGCCGGAGTTCCTGGCGCCGGAGCGGGCGCTGGGGCGGGCCGCGGGGCCCGAGTCGGACCTGTGGTCGCTCGGGGTGCTGCTCTACGCGGCGGTGGAGGGGAATTCGCCGTTCCGGCTGGACACGCCGCTCTCCACGCTGCGGGCGGTGGTGGACGAGGAACTGCCGCCGCCGACCCGGTCGGGGGCGCTGCGCCCGGTGCTGGAGGGACTGCTGCGCAAGGACCCGGCGGAGCGGATGTCGGGCGCCGAGGCGGACCGGATGCTGCGGATCGTCGCGGCGGGCGGCACGGCGGCCGTCACCGGCGGGGTGTACGGCAGCCCCACCGTCACGGGGTCGACGCCGTACCGTCCGACGCCGACGCCGACGCCGCCGCCTCGGCCGGTGCCCGTGCCCGTGCCGTCGGCCGGGTCGGGCAGCGGTGCGTACGGTCCGGCGGGCGGGCAGACGGCGACCACCACCAGCGGGGAACAGCCCCGGCGCGGGGTCGCGGCCCTCGCGCTCGGCATCGCGGTGCTGCTGCTCGCGGTCGCGGGGCTGGTGTACGTACTGACCAGGAAGGACGATCCGGGCGCCACCGCCGGGACCGCCGGGCAGAACGGCTCGGGAGGCACGGACAGCAGTACCGGCTCCTCGGGCGGCACCGGCACCACGACCGAGGGGAACGACGGCACCGGCAGCGGCAGTGGCTCCACCGGGAGCAGTGACGCCGGCGGCACCGGCAGCACCACCGACGGCACCACCGGAGGCAAGACGACCCCGCCGCCCCGGCAGACGGTCCGGGTGAGCGTCCATGCGGTGCGCGACAGTTACTCGGGCCCGTGTCCGGCGCCGGAGGGCGAGGCGCCCGCGTTCTCCGCGACGATCACCATCGACCGCTCGCCCGAGAAGGTCGAGTACCAGTGGACGACCAGCAGCGGGGAGACCTCGGGCGGCGACTGGAAGACGCTGGACTTCCCCACCGGAACGACGAATCGGCAGGTCGACCACATCGAGCTGACGCACCGGGCGGGCGGGACCTGGCAGGACTCGGTCCTGCTGAAGGTCCGCAGCCCCCGCTCGGTGACCTCCGCCCCGGCCGCGTTCTCGGTGACGTGCGACAAGGCGACCCCCACCCCCACGGGCGGGGTCACCTCGCCGCCGGTCTCCACGAGCCCGGTCGAGCCTTACGCGATCGGGCCCCGGACGGTCAGGCCGTGGAGGTCATGA
- a CDS encoding type ISP restriction/modification enzyme, protein MPWSVPPLRLGRGWVRGPDPASLRARWDAVIRAKTPEARRDLFAPTRLRTPQTSVAALPGQRTATTLPLALSCVRAGDTPPAAESVRCPEPVRVLHGPFDEHWLIPDHRLIDVARPELWRVLDTTHQLFTVEQGYVPGSSGPALLATALLPDGHSPAGRPGRIRPLYRRPGGREPNLTPGLTAFLGERYGREVAPEDVLAWALATARPSPRGAVVPLPRDPEVWQHGLERGHRLRALLLRGARGGERPRLPGGRRPYVRAAVPARPGSIAYDRAESSLIIGGTGRISPVPEAAWTFETGGVRVLERWFEVRTGEAAGPLEALRPSAWPKEWSSELLELVTVLGLYAELAHGAPEFSDVLTREELTGAGVLPVPASVRRPASVLDHHEEGPGGQFALL, encoded by the coding sequence ATGCCGTGGTCCGTGCCGCCGCTGCGGCTGGGCCGGGGCTGGGTGCGCGGCCCCGACCCCGCGTCCCTGCGGGCCCGCTGGGACGCGGTGATACGGGCGAAGACGCCCGAGGCCCGGCGCGATCTCTTCGCGCCGACCCGCCTGCGCACCCCGCAGACCTCGGTGGCGGCCCTGCCGGGGCAGCGCACCGCCACCACCCTTCCCCTGGCTCTCAGCTGCGTTCGGGCAGGGGACACCCCGCCCGCCGCCGAGTCGGTCCGCTGCCCGGAGCCGGTGCGCGTCCTGCACGGCCCCTTCGACGAGCACTGGCTGATCCCCGACCACCGCCTCATCGACGTCGCCCGCCCGGAGCTGTGGCGGGTGCTGGACACCACGCATCAGCTCTTCACCGTCGAACAGGGTTACGTTCCCGGGTCGTCGGGGCCCGCCCTGCTGGCCACCGCGCTCCTGCCCGACGGCCACTCCCCCGCCGGCCGGCCCGGCCGCATCCGGCCCCTGTACCGCAGGCCGGGCGGTCGGGAGCCCAACCTGACACCGGGCCTGACCGCCTTCCTCGGCGAGCGGTACGGCCGCGAGGTCGCCCCCGAGGACGTCCTCGCCTGGGCCCTGGCCACCGCCCGCCCCTCCCCCCGGGGCGCGGTCGTGCCGCTCCCCCGGGATCCCGAGGTGTGGCAGCACGGACTGGAGCGGGGGCACCGGCTGCGTGCCCTCCTGCTGCGCGGTGCGCGGGGTGGCGAGCGCCCGCGGCTCCCCGGCGGGCGGCGTCCCTATGTGCGGGCGGCCGTCCCGGCGCGGCCCGGCTCGATCGCGTACGACCGCGCGGAATCGTCCCTGATCATCGGCGGTACGGGACGGATCTCGCCGGTGCCGGAGGCGGCCTGGACCTTCGAGACGGGCGGGGTGCGGGTGCTGGAGCGGTGGTTCGAGGTGCGGACCGGCGAGGCGGCGGGCCCGCTGGAGGCGCTGCGGCCCTCGGCGTGGCCCAAGGAGTGGTCGTCGGAGCTGCTGGAGCTGGTGACGGTACTGGGGCTGTACGCGGAACTGGCCCACGGGGCTCCGGAGTTCTCCGACGTGCTCACCCGGGAGGAGCTCACCGGGGCGGGCGTCCTGCCCGTCCCGGCGTCCGTACGGCGGCCCGCTTCGGTGCTCGACCACCACGAGGAGGGGCCCGGCGGCCAGTTCGCCCTGCTGTAG